TTGAGAGATATTCTCTCAAAACCAAACAATGCTTACGAATGTGCTCGACTCATACCTTACCTTCCGGTAACGCATGCTCCTTAGAAAGGAGGTGATCCAGCCGCACCTTCCGATACGGCTACCTTGTTACGACTTCACCCCAATCATCGCCCCCACCTTCGACGGTCGGTTCCTTTCGGCCCTTAGCCGGCTTCGGGTGTGAATGACTTTCGTGGTGTGACGGGCGGTGTGTACAAGGCCCGGGAACGTATTCACCGCAGTATGCTGACCTGCGATTACTAGCGATTCCGACTTCATGCAGGCGAGTTTCAGCCTGCAATCCGAACTGAGAGATGCTTTTAGGGTTCCGCTCTGCCTCGCGACTTCGCTTCCCTCTGTTCATCCCATTGTAGTACGTGTGTAGCCCAAGACGTAAGGGGCATGATGACTTGACGTCATCCCCGCCTTCCTCCGCGTTGTCCGCGGCAGTCTACTATGAGTTCCCACCTTTACGTGCTGGCAACATAGTATAGGGGTTGCGCTCGTTGCGGGACTTAACCCAACATCTCACGACACGAGCTGACGACAGCCATGCACCACCTGTCTTCCTGTTTACCGAAGTAAAAATACTTATCTCTAAGTACGTCAGTCGATGTCAAGTCTTGGTAAGGTTCTTCGCGTTGCGTCGAATTAAACCACATACTCCACCGCTTGTGCGGGCCCCCGTCAATTCCTTTGAGTTTCAACCTTGCGGCCGTACTCCCCAGGCGGGATACTTATTGCGTTAACTCCGGCACGGAAGGGGTCGATACCTCCCACACCTAGTATCCATCGTTTACGGCTAGGACTACCGGGGTATCTAATCCCGTTCGCTACCCTAGCTTTCGAGCCTCAGCGTCAGTTACAGTCCAGAAAGCCGCCTTCGCCACTGGTGTTCTTCCTAATATCTACGCATTTCACCGCTACACTAGGAATTCCGCTTCCCTCTCCTGCACTCAAGAAAGTCAGTTCGGACCCCCTCACGGGGTTGAGCCCCGCACTTTTAAAGTCCGCTTAACTTCCCGCCTGCGCTCCCTTTACGCCCAATAATTCCGGACAACGCTTGCCGCCTACGTATTACCGCGGCTGCTGGCACGTAGTTAGCCGTGGCTTCCTCGTTAAGTACCGTCAAACAACACCCTTATTCAAAATGTTGCCCTTCGCCCCTAACAACAGAACTTTACGATCCTAAGACCTTCTTCGTTCACGCGGCGTTGCTCCGTCAGGCTTTCGCCCATTGCGGAAGATTCCCCACTGCTGCCTCCCGTAGGAGTCTGGGCCGTGTCTCAGTCCCAATGTGGCCGTTCATCCTCTCAGACCGGCTACTGATCGTCGCCTTGGTGGGCCTTTACCCTCACCAACTAGCTAATCAGACGCAAGCTCATCTTCAAGCGGAAGCATTTTCAGAGGCCTCCTTTAGAGAAATATCCATGCGGTCATCTCTCATTCATTCGGTATTAGCACCCCTTTCGAAGTGTTGTCCCCATCTTGAAGGTAGATTGCTTACGCGTTACTCACCCGTTCGCCACTTGATGTTTACCGAAATAAACACCCCGTTCGACTTGCATGTGTTAAGCACGCCGCCAGCGTTCGTCCTGAGCCAGGATCAAACTCTCCAAAAAAATTATTTTTCGAAGAACCGATTGGCTCTTAATTATCTGTTTTAAAAGAAATTTTAAAGGTAAATTCATTTTCATGAATTACCGCACATTCGTCTGTTAGAAAACATTGTGCATTGTTTAGTTTTCAAAGAACATCTTTGTTTTTGCTGACCTCTCAAAAGTCAGCTTGTTTATTTTATCTCACTTAGAAGAGTTTGTCAAGCACTTTTTTTAATTTATTTTTCAGTACTTTATTTTCTCTTTTAAGTTTTGCCCTCTCATCGAGTGCTTAATTATTATATCTGATTTAATTTTTATTGTCAAGCACTTTTTTTGCTTTTCTTTTAAAAACTTTTTTCAGATTTTTGCTGTTGCCGAATTGACAACGAAAAATATTATATCTAAATCCATCTATCTTGTCAACACTTTTTTATAAACTTTTTATAAAAATTTTTCTATACTTTATAAATGCCCAATTTCTTTAATAAAGCAAGTATCCAACCATCTTTTAAATCCACTGCTTGATGCTCACAAAGTTCTTGGCAACAGTAACATCTTATACATTTATGATAATCTATAACAGCTCTTCGCTCTTTTATATTTATTGCTTTTGGTGGGCAATGATATTCACATCTTCTACAGCCAATACAATTTTTATTGATGACTGGTTTTGAAGTCAATTGATTTTGTCCCAATTTTAAAATGAATTTTGGCACATACGTATCTTGCATACTTTCATATGTGTGCGGTCGTTTAAAGGCAAATTTTATATCTTTGCCACTGCCCACTACTTCAATATCTTTCAAATGCACAGAGCGTTGTTCTTCAATAGCTGCAGCTGCGATTGGCATATTTTCAGCATTAAAGCCCATTTTATCTGCCATTACAAGGTCAGCGGCAAATCCATCTTCACTCACTATTACTAACTTAGGATTTACGATATCTCCGCTCATCGGTCCTTGACCTTCCATGCCACTTATACCATCAATTATATTTAAAGTAGGTTTCACCGTGTAATATAAATCCACCATCACATGCGCAAAATCAGCGTGTTTTTGCATACGCAAATGAAATCTAGCTTTATTAGTACCCACGATACAGCCGAATAAATTCTTCACGGCTCCTGTTACGCCCATAAATACGTGCGTTTTCATCTTAGCTACAGAAATAATCTTATCAAAATCACTTATCGTATCAGCTAATTCAAAATGTTTTACGAATTTTCCTTCTCTACAAGGATATATTTTACTCTTTTCCCAAAAGATAAAAGGCGTTTCTTCTTCTTGGCAAACTTGCAAAATACCTGTTTTTTCTGCCGTTTTTTTCACATTGCTAACACCTGGTGAATCTGCAACAAATGGCTTTGCTCCTAATTTTTTTACAGCTTTTATCAAACTGCGCACAACTTCTGGATGCGTTGTCACTGCTTTTTGCGGCAGAGCTGCTGTTAATAAATTCGGTTTTATTAAAACTTTATCGCCTTTTTTAATGTATTTTTCCCAACCACCTATAAAATCAACTGCATTATTTATAGCTCTATCTACATTTTCAATTTGATAATTTTCTGCTCTTTCTACTGCTACTTTCATTTTTTCACCAACCTATCTATAAAAAAATGCCAAAACTAAAAAGTCTTGGCATTTATATTTTTATTCACCGACAACAAAACTATCTGGTTTTTCTTCACTCAATCCATAATGATATAAAATAGCTTTTACAATTCGTTCAGCAGCTTTTCCGTCGCCGTATGGATTGCAAGTATTAGCCATGCGCTGATATTCTTCATGGTCAGTCAATAAATATTTTGTTTCTTCATATACCCTTTCACGTTCTGTACCGATGAGTTTTACTGTACCAGCTTGAACAGCTTCTGGTCTTTCTGTAGTATCGCGCAAAACGAGTACAGGTTTTCCAAGAGATGGAGCTTCTTCTTGAATTCCGCCTGAATCAGTCAATACAAGATACGCTCTGTGCATTAAATTAGCAAATGGTTCATAATCGAGCGGGTCAATCAAATGAACTGTTTCAATTCCGCCGAGTTCTTCATTTACCACTTCCCGAACTTTAGGATTTTTATGTACCGGGAATACAATTTCTACATCGCTGAATTCTTCAATGATGTCTTTCAATGCTTTATATACATGGCGCATCGGTTCACCTAAATTTTCACGGCGATGTGTCGTAACAAGTATGATGCGTTTATTTTTGTAGTCGATATTTTCTAATTTTTCGCTGTCAAATTTAAAATCACTATTTACAGTTTTATGCAATGCATCAATTACAGTATTGCCTGTTACGAAAATTTTAACAGGGTTAATACCTTCTGATTTCAAATTATTACTTGCTGTTTCTGTTGGTGCAAAATGTAAATCAGCTATCGCACCTGTCAATTTACGGTTCATTTCTTCTGGAAATGGCGAATACTTATTGAAAGTACGCAAACCTGCTTCTACATGACCTACAGCAGTTTCATGATAATAACTTGCCAAAGCTCCAGCAAATGTTGTTGTAGTATCACCATGTACCAAGACAATATCTGGTTTTTCCTTAGCCAAAACTTTATCTAATCCATTCATTGCTTTTGTTGTGATATCAAATAAAGTCTGTCCCTGTGCCATGATATTTAAATCGTAATCAGGTTTAATTTTAAATAAATGTAAAACCTGGTCAAGCATATCACGATGTTGCGCTGTTACCGTAACTATCGGTGTGATTAAATCTGGATACTTTTCTAGTTCTAGCACTACCGGTGCCATTTTTATTGCTTCCGGTCTTGTGCCAAAAACTGTCATAACTTTGATTTTTTTCTTCATATTCATAACCTCGTACATCATAAAAAAAGGCAGGTTCATGACCTGCCTTTTCTTTAATAATTAATGTATTGCTTTATTTTTAGTGCTGAAAATGCCTATTTTCTTTGCTCCGAATAGGATTACTCCAGCCACAAATACAACAATCATAACAGCTACACTTGTACTTACTTCAGTCAAGGCAATCGCTGCCAATCCCAAAAATGCACTGAAGACATACATTAACAGTACAGCTTGTCTTTGTGAAAAGCCCATAGCCAATAAACGATGATGTAAATGACCTTTATCTGGTTTAAAAATAGGTACTCCACCGCGATAACGGCGAACAATAGCAAATGTAGTATCTAAAATTGGTAAACCAAGTGCTAAAATCGGAACGATAAGCGCAATGGTTGCTGCACTTTTTACAGCACCAATAATAGATATTGCAGCAAACATATATCCTAAAAACATACTGCCCGTATCGCCCATAAATATTCTTGCTGGGTTGAAATTATAATGCAGAAAACCGAGCGAAGCCCCTGCAAGTGCTGCAGTCAAGAAAACTACTGGCAAATCGCCACTTTGTAAAGCTACTAATAAAATAGTTATAGTAGCAATCGTTGATACACCAGCTGCAAGCCCATCTAATCCATCGATTAAATTGACTGTGTTTGTGATACCTACTACCCAGAATAATGTAACTGGTATAGCTAAATATTCTAAGAAGATGAAATCACCAAATGGGTCAGTAATAAAATCAATTCTAATGTCAAAAGCAACTAAAATACATGCCGCTAAAATTTGCCCTAACAATTTTACTTTAGCAGGAAGACTGACAAAATCATCAACGATACCAACTATGACGATAAAAGTACCGCCAAGCAGTAATCCTATTATTTCATTTGTAAAGTCTACCATTGAACAAACTGCTATCATAAAAGCAAAGTAAATTGCAAGTCCACCAAGGCGCGGAATAGGTTTTTTATGCACTTTGCGTGGGTCTGGTTTGTCCATAGCTCCAGTTTTTATTGCAAATTTTATAACGAGCGGTGTTAAAGCATATACAGCTATAAGCGCTGTGATAAATGCTAAAAAATAACTAGGCATTACATTCGCACTCCTTTTCCATTAACACAGATTATAACTCACTATTAATTTGATTGTCAATAAAATACTTTTAGTTATACTATATCTTTTGGAGCGCTTTCGACTACAGAACCATCTGTTTCCAAGTACACAACTTTTTCTATCA
The window above is part of the Megamonas hypermegale genome. Proteins encoded here:
- a CDS encoding DUF362 domain-containing protein, whose amino-acid sequence is MKVAVERAENYQIENVDRAINNAVDFIGGWEKYIKKGDKVLIKPNLLTAALPQKAVTTHPEVVRSLIKAVKKLGAKPFVADSPGVSNVKKTAEKTGILQVCQEEETPFIFWEKSKIYPCREGKFVKHFELADTISDFDKIISVAKMKTHVFMGVTGAVKNLFGCIVGTNKARFHLRMQKHADFAHVMVDLYYTVKPTLNIIDGISGMEGQGPMSGDIVNPKLVIVSEDGFAADLVMADKMGFNAENMPIAAAAIEEQRSVHLKDIEVVGSGKDIKFAFKRPHTYESMQDTYVPKFILKLGQNQLTSKPVINKNCIGCRRCEYHCPPKAINIKERRAVIDYHKCIRCYCCQELCEHQAVDLKDGWILALLKKLGIYKV
- the wecB gene encoding non-hydrolyzing UDP-N-acetylglucosamine 2-epimerase; translated protein: MMYEVMNMKKKIKVMTVFGTRPEAIKMAPVVLELEKYPDLITPIVTVTAQHRDMLDQVLHLFKIKPDYDLNIMAQGQTLFDITTKAMNGLDKVLAKEKPDIVLVHGDTTTTFAGALASYYHETAVGHVEAGLRTFNKYSPFPEEMNRKLTGAIADLHFAPTETASNNLKSEGINPVKIFVTGNTVIDALHKTVNSDFKFDSEKLENIDYKNKRIILVTTHRRENLGEPMRHVYKALKDIIEEFSDVEIVFPVHKNPKVREVVNEELGGIETVHLIDPLDYEPFANLMHRAYLVLTDSGGIQEEAPSLGKPVLVLRDTTERPEAVQAGTVKLIGTERERVYEETKYLLTDHEEYQRMANTCNPYGDGKAAERIVKAILYHYGLSEEKPDSFVVGE
- a CDS encoding glycosyltransferase family 4 protein, which gives rise to MPSYFLAFITALIAVYALTPLVIKFAIKTGAMDKPDPRKVHKKPIPRLGGLAIYFAFMIAVCSMVDFTNEIIGLLLGGTFIVIVGIVDDFVSLPAKVKLLGQILAACILVAFDIRIDFITDPFGDFIFLEYLAIPVTLFWVVGITNTVNLIDGLDGLAAGVSTIATITILLVALQSGDLPVVFLTAALAGASLGFLHYNFNPARIFMGDTGSMFLGYMFAAISIIGAVKSAATIALIVPILALGLPILDTTFAIVRRYRGGVPIFKPDKGHLHHRLLAMGFSQRQAVLLMYVFSAFLGLAAIALTEVSTSVAVMIVVFVAGVILFGAKKIGIFSTKNKAIH